CCGCTATCGGAATTCCTGCTCACGTAATTGAGAAAGGTCGCTGTAAAGATCCGTTTATGCATAATATGCTTCCGGATATAAATAAAGAGATGTTTGAATATTTACTTAAAAGAGTTGCAATTTTAGAGCATATTCTTCATGAGGACAACAAAGAACTTTTAGAACAAGACTTAGAATTAGAACATATCTACGAATCTTTTATAAAAGCTATGAAAAATTAATATTTAACACCACTTTTTTTTAGTATAATTCCAAATATATTTTGTAATAAAAGGGCTATTATGACTAATCGCATAAACTCACTATCTGAGTCTATTACTATTGCTATAACAACATTATCTCAAGAATTAAAAGCTGAAGGTAAAGATATACTTAGCTTCTCAGCCGGCGAACCTGACTTTGGTACACCTCAAGTTATTAAAGACGCAGCTATAAAAGCTATAAATGACGAGCACACGAAATATACTGCCGTTGACGGTGTCCCTGCACTAAAAAAAGCTATTGCCGGAAAACTAAAAAGAGATAACGGTTTGACCTATGAGCCTAACCAAATCATCACAAACAACGGTGCTAAGCATACATTGTTCAATCTATTCTCTGCAACTATCGAAAATGGTGCGGAAGTTATAATACCTGCTCCATACTGGGTTACATATCCTGAACTTGTTAAATATTGCGGCGGTAAAGTCGTAGAGATTCAAACAGATGATACAACAGGGTTTAAAATAACTCCCGAGCAGTTAAAAGCGGCAATAACACCTAAAACAAAAATGTTAATTTTAACTATACCTTCAAATCCAACCGGTGCCGTATATTCAAAAGACGAATTGACTGCTATCGCAAAAGTTTTAGAAGGAACCGACATCATGGTTGCAAGTGATGAAATGTATGAAAAACTGACATATGACGGTGAATTCGTATCATGTGCTTCTATAAGTGATGATATGTATAAACGTACAGTTACAATAAACGGTCTTTCAAAATCTGTTGCTATGACGGGATGGAGATTCGGTTACATGGCAGCTGCAGATACGGAACTTGTAAAAGCTACGAAAAAACTTCAATCACAAAGTACATCAAACATAAACTCTATTACTCAATACGCTGCAATAGCCGGGCTTGACGGTAGTGCAGATGCGGATATAGCTATGATGAAAAAAGCGTTTGTACAACGTAGAGACGAAGCTGTAAAGCTTATAAATGAAATAGAAGGTTTAAGTGTTTTAAAACCGGACGGTGCATTTTATCTTTTTGTAAATACTAAAGAGATAACACAAGACACACTTACATTTGCCAAAGAACTGCTTGATAAAAAACTTGTCGCCGTAGTTCCTGGTGAAGCCTTTGGAACTCCTGGTTATTTTAGGTTAAGTTTTGCAACAGACCTTGATACGATTCGTGAAGGTATCAAAAGAATAGAAGAATTTGTAAAAGAGAACTACTAGTTCTTTTTTACATAAAACAACTTTACTCCACAGGAGTTTAAATTGATTTACGAACTATCAAATCCACTTACAAATACACTTATCACTCATCTGAGAGATAAAAATACTCAAGCTCAACAATTCAGGCATACTATTGCTGAACTTACTAAACAACTCACATATGAAGCACTTAAAGATTTTCCGCTAATACAAAAAAATATAGCTACATGGCACGGCAATAAAAAATTTGAAACAATTAAAGAGGAAGATATAGTAGTAGTAACGGTTTTAAGAGCAGGTTTACCTATGCTCGATAGCGTAATGGAACTTCTACCTAACTGTGTCGCAGGTTTTTTAGCTATGAAAAGGGATGAAAATACACATAAAAGCGTGCTTTACTATGATAGATTACCAAAGTGTAAAAATAAAACGATTCTTTTGGTTGATCCTATGGTTGCGACAGGCGGTTCTATGTGTGATGCGATAGAACTCATCAAAAGTAAAGGTGTATCTAAAATTATTTCTCTAAATATTATCGGCTCACCCGAAGGATTAAAAAAGTTAAGTTCTAAACATCCGGATGTGGATATTTATATCGCTCAAATAGATGAAAAACTAGATATAAATAAGTATATTATCCCCGGTCTTGGAGACGCAGGGGATAGATCTTATAATACTCAGGATTAGACTACTTAACCAATCTAGCTAGCTTTCCTTGAATTTTTAACCATATTTTATGTTCCATAAAAGGAAAACCTGCATAAGTTTTTCCACTTGTTTTTATGGTTTTTGTAATACCTGTTCTTGCGGCAAAAGTATTAAACGGTGCTATCTCTAAATGTCCTGCCGTTCCGGCTTGAGCACCAAATACATTACTTTTTCCGATTTTTGTCGAACCTGCAAAACCACTCTGGGCAGCTGCTACGGAGTATTCACCAAATACACAATTATGTCCGATTTGTATCAAATTATCAATTCTGGCACCTGTTTTTACTATAGTTGAGCCGAAAACTGCTCTGTCAATTGTAGTATTTGAACCAATTTCAACATCATCGCCTATTACAACATTACCGTTATGATAAATTTTATTATGCTCGCCCATTTTATTTGAAGCAAAACCAAAACCGTCACTTCCGATTACCGTACCTGCATGAATAATACAATCGCTTCCGATTTCGCACTCTTTATATACGATTACATTTGGATAAAGTATAGTATTATCACCTATTTTGGAATTTGCTCCAACATATGCACCAGCCATAATTATGCAGTTTTTACCTACTGTAGCTCCATTTGCAATCTCTGCTTTAGCTGATACTTTACTACCCTCACCTATTTTTGCTTCTGGTAAATTGTCATCCTCTATAGGTGTAGAAAAGAATTTAGATAAAGTAGCCATATCCCAATATGGAGATTCAACGACTAAAGCTATAGATCCTTCAGGAACTGCATCTTTATTCGCTTCGTCTATTAGTATTGCACCTGCTTTGGACTTAGCTACATCTTTAAGATATTTAGGATTAGCAACAAAAGAAATTTCGCTAGCCGTAGCATCTGAGAGTGTATTCATAGCCGTAACTTCAAATCCGTCACTTTCTAACTCAATACCAATATTTGCTACTAATTCTTTTAGGGTCATACAAGCTACCTCTCTAGTGCAACAGCACCGCTTCTAACGATCTCTTTTGGGTTATATCTTTGGATAATCTTTAAAAAATTATCGACTCTTTTTGGCTCATCCGCAACCATAGCGATAATAATATTTTCACCAACGTTGACAATTTTTCCGTTATAAGCTTCACAAAGAGTATTTATATCCGTAATATTTTCGGCTACGGGGAACTTAACCATAGCCATCTCTTTCTCAACTAAATCAGCATGTTCATAAACTCTATATACAGGTATAAGTTTATGAAGTTGTTTAGTTATTTGTTCTATCACACGGACACTTCCGGATGTAACTATTGTAAGTCTTGAGTATTTACTCTCAGGAATCGGAGCTACAGTCAATGATGTTATATTGTACCCACGTGCAGAGAAAAGGTCTGTTATACGAGATAATACACTAGATTCATTTACAACG
The genomic region above belongs to Sulfurimonas lithotrophica and contains:
- the lpxD gene encoding UDP-3-O-(3-hydroxymyristoyl)glucosamine N-acyltransferase, coding for MTLKELVANIGIELESDGFEVTAMNTLSDATASEISFVANPKYLKDVAKSKAGAILIDEANKDAVPEGSIALVVESPYWDMATLSKFFSTPIEDDNLPEAKIGEGSKVSAKAEIANGATVGKNCIIMAGAYVGANSKIGDNTILYPNVIVYKECEIGSDCIIHAGTVIGSDGFGFASNKMGEHNKIYHNGNVVIGDDVEIGSNTTIDRAVFGSTIVKTGARIDNLIQIGHNCVFGEYSVAAAQSGFAGSTKIGKSNVFGAQAGTAGHLEIAPFNTFAARTGITKTIKTSGKTYAGFPFMEHKIWLKIQGKLARLVK
- the upp gene encoding uracil phosphoribosyltransferase, whose product is MIYELSNPLTNTLITHLRDKNTQAQQFRHTIAELTKQLTYEALKDFPLIQKNIATWHGNKKFETIKEEDIVVVTVLRAGLPMLDSVMELLPNCVAGFLAMKRDENTHKSVLYYDRLPKCKNKTILLVDPMVATGGSMCDAIELIKSKGVSKIISLNIIGSPEGLKKLSSKHPDVDIYIAQIDEKLDINKYIIPGLGDAGDRSYNTQD
- a CDS encoding pyridoxal phosphate-dependent aminotransferase codes for the protein MTNRINSLSESITIAITTLSQELKAEGKDILSFSAGEPDFGTPQVIKDAAIKAINDEHTKYTAVDGVPALKKAIAGKLKRDNGLTYEPNQIITNNGAKHTLFNLFSATIENGAEVIIPAPYWVTYPELVKYCGGKVVEIQTDDTTGFKITPEQLKAAITPKTKMLILTIPSNPTGAVYSKDELTAIAKVLEGTDIMVASDEMYEKLTYDGEFVSCASISDDMYKRTVTINGLSKSVAMTGWRFGYMAAADTELVKATKKLQSQSTSNINSITQYAAIAGLDGSADADIAMMKKAFVQRRDEAVKLINEIEGLSVLKPDGAFYLFVNTKEITQDTLTFAKELLDKKLVAVVPGEAFGTPGYFRLSFATDLDTIREGIKRIEEFVKENY
- the ilvN gene encoding acetolactate synthase small subunit, producing the protein MLHENSERRVVSVIVVNESSVLSRITDLFSARGYNITSLTVAPIPESKYSRLTIVTSGSVRVIEQITKQLHKLIPVYRVYEHADLVEKEMAMVKFPVAENITDINTLCEAYNGKIVNVGENIIIAMVADEPKRVDNFLKIIQRYNPKEIVRSGAVALER